The Trichosurus vulpecula isolate mTriVul1 chromosome 4, mTriVul1.pri, whole genome shotgun sequence genome contains a region encoding:
- the C4H17orf113 gene encoding transmembrane protein C17orf113 homolog yields the protein MVPPGKKPAGETSNSNKKCKRYFNEHWKEEFTWLEFDYERKLMFCLECRQALVRNKHGKAENAFTVGTDNFQRHALLRHVTSGAHCQALAVNREQLAFEARAGERGRYGYHRNLPLNSVGMPAAASMAPVKMEVNPAKVAVLTTVYCMAKEDVPDDRCPALLELQRFNLCQALLGTEHGDCYTLGSVKDMQAAIARVLHSEDYQRLKASPFVGLVLDEVGDGPEPHSLALFATLVSPCDGQPASTFLGSVELGVGEATPGQLLDILKSFGVPAPKLAWLGSGLPSERLGELGLQLRVTCPLLAELHCLPSRGHPEAPTYVSEYESVLDALFRLYGSSGAHGIPELRAALDLAAINLTGPQRVPWASILPAVEAVATSWSHLVPMLETTSPTSPLTQALALALRRFTFIAFTYLLLDTLPTLQKLSLLLQPEEPDLALLPPLVITTAASLQAQRGSDGPHFQSFLQALDNSTPAGNGDGGRYCYQGVELTDCSPATIQSFEDLRGAFLDSLRRWLWDSFPGPSLDIVAAFASIFDSRRYPQSLEELGAHGEGALRLLLQAYAPVVVGERALSDFPLFKRIVFSLGPLGPRDLCCKLVCAHSELHELFPDFAILASLVLVLPAGASLFDKVARSRELRWWDQGKGEGGDVQGSHVVKIAVDGPPLHEFDFALAIELFESGGGGVEYFGTQIK from the exons ATGGTCCCCCCAGGGAAGAAGCCAGCCGGAGAGACTTCAAACTCGAACAAGAAATGTAAGCGCTACTTCAATGAGCATTGGAAGGAAGAGTTCACTTGGCTGGAGTTTGACTATGAGCGAAAGCTGATGTTTTGCTTGGAGTGTAGGCAAGCCCTTGTCCGGAACAAGCATGGGAAGGCCGAGAATGCCTTCACAGTGGGCACCGACAATTTCCAGCGTCATGCTTTGTTGCGCCATGTGACTTCTGGGGCTCACTGCCAGGCCCTAGCTGTCAATCGGGAACAGCTGGCATTTGAAGCCCGggcaggggaaagagggaggtatGGGTACCACCGAAACCTGCCCCTGAACTCAGTAGGCATGCCCGCCGCCGCCTCTATGGCACCCGTCAAGATGGAAGTGAACCCTGCCAAGGTGGCGGTGTTGACCACCGTTTACTGCATGGCTAAGGAGGATGTGCCAGATGACCGCTGCCCTGCTCTGCTGGAACTACAGAGATTCAACCTCTGCCAGGCACTCCTGGGCACTGAGCATGGTGATTGCTACACCCTGGGCAGCGTGAAGGACATGCAG GCAGCCATTGCCAGGGTTCTGCACTCTGAAGACTACCAGCGGCTGAAAGCATCCCCATTTGTGGGGCTAGTGCTGGACGAGGTTGGGGATGGTCCAGAGCCTCATAGCCTGGCCCTGTTTGCCACCTTGGTGTCCCCCTGTGATGGCCAGCCTGCCAGTACCTTCCTGGGAAGTGTGGAGCTAGGGGTAGGAGAAGCCACTCCTGGCCAGCTTCTGGACATTCTGAAGTCCTTTGGTGTTCCTGCACCCAAGCTGGCTTGGCTCGGCTCAGGACTCCCAAGTGAGCGTCTAGGTGAGCTAGGCCTACAACTTCGGGTCACCTGCCCACTACTGGCTGAGCTCCATTGCCTTCCAAGCCGGGGTCACCCAGAAGCCCCCACCTACGTCAGCGAGTATGAGAGTGTCCTGGATGCTCTATTTCGACTCTATGGCAGCTCTGGGGCCCATGGGATCCCAGAGCTCCGGGCAGCACTGGACCTTGCAGCCATCAATCTGACAGGGCCACAGCGAGTACCCTGGGCATCAATCTTGCCAGCTGTTGAAGCTGTGGCTACTTCCTGGTCCCACCTCGTGCCCATGCTAGAGACTACTTCCCCCACTTCCCCACTTACACAGGCACTGGCCCTTGCCCTCCGGAGGTTCACTTTCATTGCCTTCACCTACCTCCTACTGGACACTTTGCCTACGCTGCAGAAGCTCAGCCTCCTCCTTCAGCCTGAGGAGCCAGACTTGGCTCTGCTCCCACCCCTGGTCATTACCACTGCTGCCTCCCTGCAGGCTCAGAGAGGCTCAGATGGGCCCCACTTTCAAAGCTTCCTGCAGGCACTGGACAACTCCACCCCAGCTGGCAATGGGGATGGTGGCCGCTATTGCTATCAAGGGGTGGAGCTGACAGACTGctccccagcaaccatccagagcTTTGAGGACCTCCGGGGGGCTTTCCTGGACTCTCTGAGGAGGTGGCTGTGGGACTCCTTCCCAGGCCCCTCTCTGGACATTGTGGCTGCATTTGCTTCCATCTTTGACTCTCGACGCTACCCACAGTCCTTAGAAGAGCTGGGAGCCCATGGGGAAGGAGCTCTCCGGTTGTTGCTCCAGGCATATGCCCCTGTAGTGGTTGGTGAGAGAGCCCTGAGTGACTTCCCTCTCTTTAAACGCATTGTCTTCAGTTTGGGCCCGCTGGGCCCACGAGATCTCTGCTGCAAGCTAGTCTGTGCCCACTCAGAGCTGCATGAGCTCTTTCCTGACTTTGCCATCCTGGCTTCATTAGTCCTGGTCCTGCCTGCTGGTGCCAGCCTTTTTGACAAGGTTGCCCGGAGCCGGGAGCTTCGGTGGTGGGaccagggaaagggagagggaggtgaCGTCCAGGGGAGCCATGTTGTGAAGATCGCAGTGGACGGCCCTCCGCTCCATGAATTCGACTTTGCCTTGGCTATTGAGTTGTTTGAGAGTGGAGGTGGTGGGGTGGAATATTTTGGCACACAGATCAAATGA